One window of Clostridia bacterium genomic DNA carries:
- a CDS encoding 4Fe-4S dicluster domain-containing protein has protein sequence MLCGLCVKACEELGANAISTVCRGTGKKISTPYDEPSLACVGCGSCAAVCPTGAVGIEEKDGTRTIWGKTFEMLRCEKCGEYFAPREYFEFMEKKLGQIIENRYCSSCKKAIHGSKYRDIYGVK, from the coding sequence ATATTATGCGGCCTTTGTGTGAAGGCATGCGAAGAGTTGGGTGCAAACGCCATTTCTACGGTATGTCGAGGAACGGGGAAAAAGATCTCCACTCCTTATGATGAGCCTTCCCTTGCTTGTGTTGGATGTGGCTCCTGCGCGGCCGTATGTCCGACGGGAGCTGTTGGTATAGAAGAAAAGGACGGTACCAGGACGATATGGGGTAAAACCTTTGAAATGTTAAGATGTGAAAAGTGTGGAGAATACTTTGCGCCAAGGGAGTATTTTGAATTTATGGAGAAAAAGCTGGGGCAAATAATTGAAAATAGGTACTGCAGCAGCTGTAAAAAGGCCATTCATGGATCAAAGTACAGGGATATATACGGAGTAAAATAA
- a CDS encoding aldehyde ferredoxin oxidoreductase family protein, protein MFGWAGKLLRVNLNDGIISKEDLNIEDAKNYLGGRGLGSKILTDEVDPSVEPFSSENKLIFMAGPLTGTFASSAGRYEVIAKAPLTGTIGASNSGGHFGPELKYAGYDGIIFEGKSDKPVYLYINDDDVQLRSAEHLWGKTVFDVTDELLKETAEDARVACIGPAGERLVLFATVMNDKHRAAGRSGLGAVMGSKRLKAVVVRGAKSIEVAKPEEFLESCIDARNKLKAHPVAGAGLPTYGTGVLVNILNQSGALPTRNWRDGGYYEHADETGGESLKDKYLVKNKGCFGCSIGCGRITRVPDGKYKGSGEGPEYESAWSYGADCGVRDLAAICKANYICNELGQDPITMGSTIACAMEMYEKGILTKEELGRSLNFGDADGIVELTRMTGLREGFGDKLAQGSYRLADSFGHPELSMSVKKQEMPAYDGRGVQGMALEYATSNRGACHVRGYLTSPEILGVPVKLDPLVTTDKASWLKTFQDLTAVIDSVGVCLFTTFGLGLPEIAEMLRCATGMTCSDEEFLKTGERIWNLERQFNLKAGFTKADDTLPERLLKEPLPKGPGKGMVAQLDAMLNEYYEVRGWDESGVPTAEKLEELSL, encoded by the coding sequence ATGTTTGGCTGGGCTGGGAAATTATTAAGAGTTAATCTGAATGATGGAATAATAAGCAAAGAAGATCTGAATATTGAGGATGCAAAGAATTACCTTGGAGGAAGAGGGCTTGGATCAAAGATATTAACGGATGAGGTCGATCCAAGTGTTGAACCCTTCAGTTCTGAAAACAAACTTATATTCATGGCGGGACCATTAACTGGGACCTTTGCAAGCAGCGCAGGCAGGTATGAAGTTATTGCCAAAGCACCTTTGACCGGAACTATCGGTGCTTCCAATTCAGGAGGGCATTTTGGCCCTGAGCTTAAATATGCCGGATATGACGGGATAATATTTGAGGGAAAATCGGATAAGCCGGTTTATTTATACATTAACGACGATGATGTACAACTGAGGTCTGCAGAGCATTTATGGGGAAAGACAGTATTTGATGTCACTGATGAGCTGCTTAAGGAGACCGCAGAGGATGCGAGGGTAGCGTGCATAGGGCCCGCAGGAGAGCGTTTGGTACTCTTTGCAACTGTAATGAATGACAAGCACAGGGCGGCCGGACGCTCAGGACTGGGAGCGGTGATGGGGTCCAAGAGGCTTAAGGCTGTTGTTGTAAGAGGAGCAAAATCCATAGAAGTGGCTAAGCCTGAAGAATTCCTTGAAAGCTGCATAGATGCAAGAAATAAGCTGAAGGCACATCCTGTTGCAGGTGCAGGTCTGCCAACCTATGGAACTGGGGTGCTGGTAAATATACTGAACCAGTCGGGTGCTCTCCCTACAAGGAACTGGAGAGACGGAGGATACTACGAGCATGCTGATGAGACTGGCGGGGAGTCCCTAAAGGACAAATATCTTGTAAAGAACAAAGGCTGCTTTGGATGTTCCATTGGCTGCGGCAGAATAACAAGGGTGCCGGATGGCAAATACAAGGGTTCCGGTGAAGGTCCGGAGTATGAAAGTGCCTGGTCCTACGGAGCAGATTGCGGGGTAAGGGATCTTGCTGCAATATGCAAGGCCAACTACATATGCAATGAGCTGGGGCAAGACCCGATTACAATGGGCTCAACCATAGCCTGTGCAATGGAAATGTATGAGAAGGGTATTCTCACAAAAGAAGAACTTGGAAGAAGCCTGAATTTTGGTGATGCTGATGGTATAGTTGAGCTTACCAGAATGACTGGATTGAGGGAAGGCTTTGGAGATAAGCTGGCGCAAGGCTCCTATAGGCTGGCGGATAGCTTTGGACATCCTGAACTCTCAATGTCGGTAAAGAAACAGGAAATGCCTGCATATGACGGCAGGGGAGTGCAAGGGATGGCACTTGAATATGCTACCTCCAATAGAGGCGCGTGCCATGTAAGGGGATATCTTACATCTCCTGAAATATTAGGTGTACCGGTAAAGCTTGACCCTCTGGTAACTACAGACAAGGCAAGCTGGTTAAAGACCTTCCAGGATCTCACAGCAGTAATTGACTCTGTCGGGGTATGCTTGTTCACTACCTTCGGCTTAGGGCTTCCGGAGATAGCGGAGATGCTTCGTTGTGCTACAGGGATGACCTGCAGCGATGAAGAATTTCTGAAGACAGGGGAAAGGATATGGAACCTTGAAAGGCAGTTCAATTTGAAGGCTGGTTTTACCAAGGCAGATGACACCTTGCCAGAGAGGCTTCTAAAGGAGCCGTTGCCTAAAGGTCCTGGAAAAGGAATGGTCGCACAACTTGATGCTATGCTTAATGAGTATTATGAAGTAAGAGGCTGGGATGAAAGCGGTGTGCCAACAGCTGAGAAGCTTGAGGAACTCTCCCTTTAG
- a CDS encoding NADH-ubiquinone oxidoreductase-F iron-sulfur binding region domain-containing protein, producing the protein MSNSSAEKKKILVCCGTGCIASGSMKVLEEFKKQLELLNGLFEVKTIVKSTGCNGLCERGPIVKIQPDDISYYKVSADDAAEIVEKSILGCEVVERLLYHDKVSGKSFRSHKETDFYKGQYKIALRNIGEIDPANIEDYIERGGYTALKKALFQMWPEEIIDTIKKAGLRGRGGAGFPTGRKWEECKNSEGILRYVVCNGDEGDPGAFMDRSIMEGDPNSIIEGMIICAYAIGASEGFIYIRDEYELALRNMSKAIEEAERHGFLGEDILGSGMSFRINIVRGGGAFVCGESTALMASVEGRVGEPRAKYIHSTEKGLWGKPSVLNNVETWANIPEIINKGQEWFKSIGTESGKGTKVFSLVGKVKNTGLVEVPLGTTLRELIYDIGGGIIGNRRFKAVQTGGPSGGCIPVGHLDLEVDFHSLEDVGSMMGSGGMIVMDDRTCMVEIAKYYIRFLSEESCGKCIPCREGLRRMLEILEGITSGKGNLRDINLLMELAEMMSEASLCGLGKTAPNPVITTIRYFTDEYLEHIVNKSCRAGVCKELTEFKISEDKCKGCGICKKSCPVGAIQGELETFHTIDSSKCIKCGSCIDMCSFKAILSAKGVAK; encoded by the coding sequence ATGAGTAATTCTTCTGCTGAAAAAAAGAAGATATTGGTTTGCTGTGGCACGGGTTGTATTGCCAGTGGCAGTATGAAAGTATTAGAGGAATTTAAGAAGCAGCTTGAGCTGCTGAACGGCTTGTTCGAGGTGAAGACCATAGTCAAGTCTACGGGCTGCAATGGATTATGCGAAAGAGGGCCGATAGTTAAGATACAGCCTGATGATATATCATATTACAAGGTCAGTGCGGATGATGCAGCTGAGATAGTTGAAAAATCAATACTCGGTTGTGAGGTAGTCGAGAGGCTGCTCTATCATGATAAGGTATCAGGCAAGAGCTTCAGATCCCATAAGGAAACAGATTTTTATAAAGGACAGTATAAAATTGCTTTGAGAAATATAGGGGAAATTGATCCGGCAAACATAGAAGACTATATTGAGCGAGGTGGGTATACAGCCCTAAAAAAAGCCCTTTTCCAAATGTGGCCGGAGGAAATCATTGATACCATCAAGAAAGCAGGGCTCAGAGGCAGGGGAGGTGCCGGATTCCCAACAGGCAGAAAGTGGGAGGAATGCAAAAACTCAGAGGGCATTCTCAGGTATGTAGTCTGCAACGGTGACGAAGGAGACCCAGGGGCTTTTATGGATAGAAGCATAATGGAGGGTGACCCAAACAGTATAATCGAGGGTATGATCATCTGTGCATATGCTATTGGAGCTTCAGAGGGGTTCATTTATATCAGAGATGAGTATGAGCTTGCACTCAGGAACATGTCCAAAGCAATTGAAGAGGCTGAAAGGCATGGTTTCTTGGGAGAGGATATATTAGGGAGCGGAATGAGCTTCAGAATAAATATAGTAAGGGGCGGCGGCGCTTTTGTATGTGGTGAATCCACTGCGCTTATGGCCTCTGTTGAGGGAAGGGTAGGAGAGCCAAGGGCTAAGTACATACATTCAACAGAAAAAGGATTATGGGGAAAGCCTTCGGTGCTGAATAATGTGGAAACATGGGCTAATATCCCTGAGATTATCAACAAAGGGCAGGAGTGGTTCAAATCCATAGGTACTGAGAGCGGGAAAGGCACTAAGGTCTTCTCACTGGTAGGAAAGGTAAAGAATACAGGGCTTGTGGAAGTCCCGCTGGGCACAACCCTAAGAGAGCTGATTTACGATATCGGTGGAGGAATAATAGGAAATAGGAGATTCAAGGCTGTACAGACGGGAGGACCGTCTGGAGGATGTATTCCCGTAGGGCACTTGGACCTGGAAGTGGATTTTCATTCTCTCGAAGACGTGGGGTCTATGATGGGCTCTGGCGGTATGATAGTAATGGATGACAGGACCTGTATGGTGGAAATAGCCAAATATTATATCAGGTTCCTTTCTGAAGAGTCCTGTGGGAAGTGTATTCCGTGCAGAGAGGGTTTAAGGCGTATGCTTGAAATCCTTGAGGGCATTACTAGTGGGAAGGGTAATCTGAGAGACATCAATCTCCTCATGGAATTGGCAGAGATGATGAGTGAGGCATCTCTGTGCGGATTGGGCAAAACTGCCCCGAATCCTGTAATAACCACTATCAGGTATTTTACAGATGAATATTTGGAGCATATAGTGAACAAGAGCTGTCGTGCAGGGGTATGCAAAGAATTGACTGAGTTTAAGATATCAGAGGATAAGTGCAAAGGCTGCGGCATCTGTAAAAAATCCTGTCCGGTCGGTGCCATACAAGGTGAACTGGAAACCTTCCATACAATAGATAGTTCAAAATGCATAAAATGCGGCAGCTGCATTGATATGTGCAGCTTCAAAGCAATACTTTCAGCCAAGGGGGTGGCGAAATGA
- a CDS encoding ubiquitin-like small modifier protein 1 — MKVKYFAFIRDYTGSKEICIESCSTLRELLDKLCSRYGKRFREKLFAGERLSEDIIIMVNGRHIEHLNGIDTHLEENDEISIFPKIAGG, encoded by the coding sequence ATGAAAGTAAAATATTTCGCATTTATCCGGGATTATACCGGTTCAAAGGAAATATGCATAGAAAGCTGCTCTACTTTGAGAGAACTTCTGGATAAGCTATGCAGCAGATATGGAAAGAGGTTCAGGGAGAAGCTTTTTGCCGGAGAGAGGCTGAGCGAGGATATCATAATAATGGTAAATGGAAGGCATATAGAGCATTTAAACGGCATAGACACCCACCTTGAGGAAAATGATGAAATCAGCATATTCCCTAAAATTGCAGGGGGTTAG
- a CDS encoding 2Fe-2S iron-sulfur cluster-binding protein produces the protein MKVLIDGRTCEAEYGEYILAVAKRNGIDIPTLCHSDALDGLGTCRLCVVELVEAEKTKIVASCIYPITRELEIRTDSSRIFRIRKTIMKLLLSRAPENEHLNSLALQYGLQPVRLLGLTDKGSD, from the coding sequence ATGAAAGTTCTGATTGACGGCAGGACCTGCGAAGCTGAATACGGGGAATACATATTAGCTGTAGCAAAGCGAAATGGAATCGATATTCCTACCTTATGCCACAGCGATGCTTTGGATGGGCTCGGTACTTGCCGGCTATGCGTAGTGGAGCTTGTGGAAGCGGAAAAAACAAAGATAGTAGCTTCATGCATATATCCGATAACCCGTGAATTAGAAATTAGAACCGACAGCAGCAGGATTTTCAGAATAAGAAAAACCATAATGAAGCTTCTGCTTTCTCGCGCTCCAGAAAATGAACACCTGAACAGTTTGGCTCTACAGTATGGACTGCAGCCGGTTAGGCTGCTTGGATTGACTGATAAAGGGTCTGACTGA
- the nuoE gene encoding NADH-quinone oxidoreductase subunit NuoE: MNDSYIDIVKKYGKDKKNTLAMLQDIQKSFGYISREAMEILSEQLNVPLCKLYSMATFYKALSLKPRGRNLIRVCDGTACHIRSSPLLIDEIERVLKIKPGETTKDGEFTLETVNCLGSCAIAPVMVINEVYYGKVTPAKLRDIFDNCGGTSNE; encoded by the coding sequence ATGAATGATTCTTATATTGATATAGTAAAAAAGTATGGCAAGGACAAGAAGAATACTCTCGCCATGCTCCAGGATATACAAAAGAGCTTCGGCTACATATCGAGGGAAGCCATGGAGATATTATCAGAGCAGCTGAATGTGCCGCTTTGCAAGCTTTATAGCATGGCTACCTTCTATAAAGCGTTGAGTCTAAAACCAAGAGGAAGAAATTTGATAAGGGTATGCGATGGGACAGCCTGCCATATAAGGTCTTCACCACTGCTGATAGATGAAATTGAGAGGGTTCTGAAGATAAAGCCTGGAGAGACAACTAAGGATGGGGAGTTTACTCTGGAAACGGTCAATTGTCTTGGCTCCTGTGCAATAGCTCCTGTAATGGTTATTAATGAAGTCTATTATGGTAAGGTAACTCCTGCAAAGCTGCGGGATATTTTTGACAACTGCGGAGGTACAAGCAATGAGTAA